A region from the Aquimarina sp. ERC-38 genome encodes:
- a CDS encoding nucleoside deaminase, translated as MLEPFDDAYFMSKAIQEAETAFKKDEIPVGAVITVENRIIARAHNLTEQLHDVTAHAEMQAITAAANFLGGKYLKGCTLYVTLEPCQMCAGALFWSQIDNIIYGASDPKRGFTMMQTQLHPKTKVKSGILADKCERLLTQFFIQKRNLN; from the coding sequence ATGTTAGAACCTTTTGATGATGCATATTTTATGTCCAAAGCTATACAGGAAGCGGAGACTGCTTTTAAAAAGGATGAAATTCCCGTAGGAGCTGTTATAACTGTTGAAAACAGGATTATTGCCCGCGCTCATAACCTAACAGAACAACTACACGACGTGACTGCCCATGCAGAAATGCAAGCAATTACTGCTGCGGCTAATTTTTTAGGGGGTAAATATCTAAAAGGTTGTACCCTATACGTTACCTTAGAACCATGCCAAATGTGTGCCGGAGCTTTATTCTGGAGTCAGATTGACAATATTATCTATGGCGCCAGTGATCCAAAAAGGGGGTTTACCATGATGCAAACCCAACTTCACCCTAAAACCAAAGTAAAAAGTGGTATTCTAGCAGATAAATGCGAACGTTTACTTACGCAATTTTTTATTCAAAAAAGAAATTTAAATTAA
- a CDS encoding 1-deoxy-D-xylulose-5-phosphate synthase — translation MNHELLAQINNPEDLKKLKPSQLPLLVSELRDFIIHMLAVKEGHLGASLGVVELTVAVHYIFNTPDDLLVWDVGHQAYAHKILTGRRKQFHTNRQLNGLSGFPKISESKYDSFGTGHSSTSISAVLGMAVASKIKKDFKKQHIAVIGDASIASGMAFEAMNHAGISGTNILIILNDNDIGIDPSVGALKLHFKDLKNRSDNNSISIFEAFNFAYYGPIDGHDLSLLLNQLEELKNTLGPRILHIKTIKGKGLQKAEENQVQYHAPGKFDATTGNVLPSNITNEQPPKFQDVFGLTLVEIARKNSKIVGITPAMPSGSSLHYMMKEFPDRTFDVGIAEQHAVTFAAGLATQGFIPFCVIYSTFLQRAYDQVIHDVALQKLPVIFCIDRAGLVGQDGATHHGVFDIAFLRCIPNLILLAPKDEIELRNILYTVSLGIEGPVAIRYPRGKGTLVNWRMPFEKIDFFKAARLTENNCKIAVLSTGTIATNVTEAIHQTGPIADHYHFTCIKPLDEPSLHQIFKKYETIIIIEDGVVTGGFGFGILEFANFHKYSKKIHIMGVPDQFINQGTVEELQELCGISVGGICGVLDTVHLQNISSTEN, via the coding sequence ATGAATCACGAATTGTTAGCCCAAATAAATAACCCGGAAGATTTAAAAAAATTAAAACCTTCTCAGCTTCCGTTACTTGTAAGCGAACTTCGTGATTTTATAATTCATATGCTTGCAGTAAAAGAAGGACATTTGGGTGCTAGCCTAGGCGTGGTCGAATTGACCGTTGCCGTACATTATATCTTTAATACACCAGATGATCTTTTGGTTTGGGATGTGGGTCACCAGGCGTACGCCCATAAAATTTTAACCGGACGTAGAAAGCAATTTCATACCAATCGGCAATTGAACGGATTAAGCGGTTTTCCTAAAATATCAGAAAGTAAATATGACAGTTTTGGTACCGGTCATTCTTCTACCTCTATTTCTGCGGTTTTGGGAATGGCTGTTGCTTCTAAAATTAAAAAAGACTTTAAAAAACAGCATATTGCAGTAATCGGAGATGCTTCTATTGCGAGCGGAATGGCATTTGAAGCTATGAATCATGCAGGTATCTCAGGAACTAATATCTTAATAATTCTAAATGATAATGATATAGGTATCGATCCCAGTGTAGGAGCACTAAAATTACATTTTAAGGATTTAAAAAATAGGTCGGATAATAATTCTATCTCAATTTTTGAAGCCTTTAACTTCGCTTATTATGGGCCTATAGACGGTCATGATTTATCGTTACTTTTAAACCAATTGGAGGAACTTAAAAATACTCTAGGCCCTAGAATTTTACATATTAAGACTATCAAAGGAAAAGGGTTACAAAAGGCTGAAGAAAACCAGGTTCAGTACCACGCACCGGGAAAATTTGATGCAACTACCGGAAATGTGCTTCCTTCTAATATTACTAACGAACAACCCCCAAAATTTCAAGATGTTTTTGGGCTTACTTTAGTTGAAATTGCCCGAAAGAATAGTAAAATAGTGGGTATTACACCTGCTATGCCTAGTGGTAGTTCTTTACATTATATGATGAAGGAATTTCCGGACAGAACTTTTGATGTAGGTATTGCTGAACAACATGCAGTTACTTTTGCTGCCGGACTAGCTACGCAAGGTTTTATTCCGTTTTGTGTGATCTATTCTACCTTTTTACAGCGAGCTTATGATCAGGTAATTCATGACGTAGCATTACAGAAGTTACCCGTTATTTTTTGTATTGACCGGGCAGGATTAGTTGGTCAGGATGGTGCTACACATCATGGTGTATTTGATATTGCTTTTTTACGATGTATTCCTAATTTAATTTTACTAGCCCCTAAGGATGAGATCGAACTTAGAAACATACTTTATACGGTTTCTTTAGGGATAGAAGGTCCTGTAGCCATACGTTATCCCCGTGGAAAAGGTACTTTGGTAAACTGGCGAATGCCTTTTGAAAAAATCGATTTTTTCAAAGCTGCACGACTTACCGAAAATAATTGTAAAATTGCTGTTTTATCTACCGGAACTATTGCAACAAATGTAACTGAAGCTATACATCAAACGGGTCCGATTGCGGATCATTATCATTTTACTTGTATCAAACCACTGGATGAACCTTCCCTTCACCAAATTTTTAAGAAATATGAAACGATAATCATTATAGAGGACGGGGTCGTAACCGGAGGGTTTGGATTCGGAATTCTTGAATTTGCTAATTTCCATAAGTATTCAAAGAAAATACATATCATGGGCGTACCGGATCAATTTATCAATCAGGGTACTGTTGAGGAGTTACAAGAGTTGTGTGGGATTTCGGTTGGGGGGATTTGTGGGGTTTTGGACACAGTTCATCTTCAGAATATTAGTAGTACAGAAAATTAA
- a CDS encoding T9SS type A sorting domain-containing protein translates to MKTFLHLTTILFLFYNSLHAFQSTTYVFEGPDGNWTDESLWKDGLYPGTNIMEVDSVLIQGKVSISEDTTILNDGTIILQSQSEPNIVEISLMGNLENRFEGTLDLQNNVKLTLLKEAQFNNIGKIQILRNVEILLSSNTTFINRGEIENNNDNETDASLITNNGILINEIDANFSLGFNSVLINNNQVINKGRYSFFFNADFINNGVLQNENIVSTVIIERFTNSSTGKIINTGTITITDADQVINNGIWDNLTGTTEINYNSKSDENGKVPEDQNYGFINTGILNNDPSGSNFLNNGVLSGNNSIHNGTYNNIGRINPGVEDKTIGLYNFNNDVIYDSESSSRVQVTNLEADQITSDGTINLSGRLEVEFLEELLLNEDNTEIKKFNIIEANLISGNFSEVEVLNPSENVLVSVLYNDTSVILQFTKAPDTIIDPDQSTFIFEGPEGSWTDASLWKDNRYPGVDIPVGTEIEIQGKALIKEGINVVNRGDISLTSLKGSLQVEGNFTNIEGSSFQMKDNTSILLINAGSYKNDGDMVYGNNCFVKIEDTEGMFINNRKFNASPDLQDAVNSEFTNYGTVLIEDIDFFKSKFNIEKGMKLINYGEIINIDSEFRISSGTFENNGKLINRSSRLLVFNTDFINQADGSVENKGRIIFNGSSSISNYGNWNNSESGGIEISSSTLFIQHEDGDFINNGGVVINPGATFILRKEFENNGSFTIGSFSNESSRLIMENEVTFKNFGRVRIVDGELINNGTFINEENGKVSNYGKILTESANGRFLNKGLLEGDNQIHSGDFENTTGSIIPEGEFFGTLGTYQFDNNFMLSSESKIFIEIAEETSSLIEVPNDTISLSGNLHIDVFNQDKGIINTSAEYSIIKAKFINGTFDKVITSNFLNDQNVEIIYDLNEVRIKVIGRELFEFEGPEGDWTDEFLWKDNRYPGTTTPENAVIRISGRAIVDSEVEIINQSTVELVNTGKASDSIFNSALIIEGNWVNTEVSTLSLKDSTALLLSGNGMLENQSIINFNRYNLIELESNSTRLVNKGRISDDNDGSFSNFINAGDILNEENALLIIEGMSFINNNQFVNNGGIGIEAGDFDNNGTMENNGSISIEESSFRNLKSGTFYNSGEIYSNSFGSFSNTGNFINKSDGNIDTTEDSFFFHGSGNFQNEGEVNIFTGDAIILEDFINNGKILIVQQLGQFGGGQLTIKPGVTLTNKGEIIIADGNDTNNVVGGDLINEGGTLINEKEGLITNEGRIIQDENATIVNRGSLLANNSSHTGGFINESGTLGLGISSEFIDASQSTYTYRLTDGWEQQENATLQIRVLGATSDQIVSLDGTVTLAGELEVDFLTSLDTTTLSEEYVILEAENISGTFDNLDVQNLPENKNFEIVYTDTEVRIKIEDVQVLNTLDNVLSEIKLITDLKNENVSIEGLEGKHILSIYDLHGRKVLENKAIAPLTQSVSNLAKGTYILKIDNDQSFYRFVK, encoded by the coding sequence ATGAAAACATTTTTACACTTAACAACTATTCTATTTTTATTTTACAACTCCTTACATGCCTTTCAAAGTACTACATACGTCTTTGAAGGACCTGATGGCAATTGGACAGATGAGTCCCTGTGGAAAGATGGTTTATATCCGGGTACAAATATTATGGAAGTAGATTCAGTGTTGATACAAGGGAAAGTATCAATTTCTGAAGATACTACAATTCTTAATGATGGAACTATCATTTTACAATCGCAATCCGAACCTAATATTGTTGAAATTAGTCTGATGGGCAATCTAGAAAATAGATTTGAAGGAACCCTAGACTTACAAAACAATGTCAAACTAACTTTATTAAAAGAAGCTCAATTTAACAACATTGGAAAGATACAAATATTAAGGAATGTTGAAATTTTATTAAGTAGTAATACTACTTTCATCAATAGAGGTGAAATTGAGAATAATAATGATAATGAAACTGATGCTTCATTGATCACAAACAATGGTATTCTGATAAATGAAATTGATGCTAATTTTAGTTTGGGTTTTAACTCGGTATTGATTAATAATAACCAAGTAATTAATAAAGGAAGATATAGCTTCTTTTTCAATGCTGATTTTATAAATAATGGTGTTCTACAAAATGAAAATATTGTTTCGACAGTTATTATAGAAAGATTTACTAATTCTTCTACGGGTAAAATTATAAATACAGGTACTATAACAATAACAGATGCTGATCAGGTTATCAATAATGGAATTTGGGATAATTTAACTGGGACTACAGAGATTAATTATAATTCAAAAAGCGATGAAAATGGAAAGGTTCCGGAAGATCAAAACTACGGATTTATAAACACTGGAATTTTAAATAATGATCCTAGCGGATCTAATTTTTTGAATAATGGAGTATTATCAGGTAATAATTCTATACATAACGGTACCTACAATAATATAGGAAGAATTAATCCCGGGGTTGAAGATAAAACTATCGGGTTATATAATTTTAATAATGATGTTATATACGATTCTGAAAGCTCTTCTAGAGTTCAGGTAACGAATCTTGAAGCTGATCAAATAACTTCTGATGGTACCATTAATTTATCAGGTAGATTAGAAGTGGAATTTCTAGAAGAACTTCTGTTAAATGAAGATAATACAGAAATAAAGAAATTTAATATTATTGAAGCCAATTTAATTTCAGGAAATTTTTCTGAAGTCGAAGTATTAAATCCATCAGAAAATGTTTTAGTTAGTGTTTTATACAACGACACTAGCGTAATATTACAATTTACAAAAGCCCCGGATACTATTATTGATCCGGATCAAAGTACATTTATATTTGAAGGTCCGGAAGGTTCATGGACGGATGCCTCACTTTGGAAAGATAATAGGTATCCCGGCGTAGATATTCCCGTAGGAACAGAAATAGAAATACAAGGTAAAGCTTTAATTAAAGAAGGGATTAATGTGGTAAATCGAGGTGATATTTCATTGACTTCTTTAAAAGGATCGCTCCAAGTTGAGGGAAATTTTACGAATATTGAAGGAAGTAGTTTTCAAATGAAAGATAATACATCAATACTTCTAATTAATGCTGGTAGCTATAAGAATGATGGAGATATGGTGTACGGTAATAATTGCTTTGTTAAGATTGAGGATACTGAAGGAATGTTTATTAATAATCGAAAGTTCAACGCATCTCCTGATCTACAGGATGCTGTTAATAGTGAATTTACAAACTACGGAACAGTTCTAATTGAAGATATAGATTTCTTTAAATCTAAATTTAATATAGAAAAAGGAATGAAATTAATAAACTATGGAGAGATAATAAATATTGACTCAGAGTTTAGAATAAGTTCAGGAACCTTTGAAAATAATGGTAAATTAATAAATAGATCCTCAAGATTACTTGTATTTAATACTGACTTTATTAATCAGGCAGATGGTTCAGTAGAAAATAAAGGCCGTATAATTTTTAATGGTTCTTCTAGTATTTCAAACTACGGCAATTGGAATAATAGCGAATCTGGCGGTATAGAAATTTCATCGAGTACATTATTTATCCAACACGAGGATGGAGATTTTATAAATAATGGAGGTGTAGTAATAAATCCTGGTGCAACTTTTATCTTAAGAAAGGAATTTGAAAACAATGGCAGTTTTACTATAGGTTCTTTTTCAAATGAAAGTAGTCGATTAATAATGGAAAACGAAGTGACTTTTAAAAATTTCGGGAGGGTTAGGATTGTAGATGGAGAATTAATAAATAATGGAACTTTTATTAACGAAGAAAATGGTAAAGTATCGAATTATGGTAAAATTTTAACAGAGTCCGCAAATGGTCGGTTTTTAAATAAAGGATTGTTAGAAGGAGATAACCAGATTCATTCCGGAGACTTTGAAAATACAACAGGTTCAATTATACCTGAGGGTGAATTTTTTGGCACTTTAGGAACTTACCAGTTTGATAATAATTTTATGCTAAGTAGTGAGAGTAAGATTTTTATTGAAATTGCAGAAGAGACAAGTAGTCTAATAGAAGTACCTAATGATACAATCTCTTTATCAGGAAATTTACATATAGATGTTTTTAATCAAGATAAAGGTATAATAAATACGTCAGCAGAATATTCAATTATAAAAGCAAAATTTATAAATGGAACTTTTGATAAGGTCATAACTTCCAATTTTTTAAATGATCAAAATGTGGAAATTATTTACGATTTAAATGAAGTTCGTATTAAAGTTATAGGTAGGGAACTTTTTGAATTTGAAGGTCCTGAAGGCGATTGGACAGATGAATTCCTTTGGAAGGATAATCGATACCCTGGAACAACAACTCCTGAGAACGCCGTAATTCGAATTTCAGGAAGAGCTATTGTAGATAGTGAAGTTGAAATTATTAATCAAAGTACGGTTGAATTAGTCAATACAGGTAAAGCATCTGACTCGATTTTTAATTCAGCATTAATAATTGAAGGGAATTGGGTTAACACCGAAGTCAGTACATTATCATTAAAAGATAGCACAGCATTACTTCTATCAGGGAATGGAATGTTAGAAAATCAAAGTATTATAAATTTTAATAGATATAATTTGATAGAATTAGAATCTAATAGTACAAGATTAGTAAATAAGGGTAGAATATCAGACGATAATGATGGTTCATTTAGTAACTTTATAAATGCCGGTGATATTTTAAATGAAGAAAATGCACTTTTAATTATAGAGGGTATGAGCTTTATTAACAACAATCAGTTTGTAAATAATGGCGGTATAGGCATAGAAGCAGGTGATTTTGATAATAATGGAACCATGGAAAATAACGGTAGCATATCTATCGAGGAATCTAGTTTTAGAAACCTTAAAAGTGGAACATTCTATAATTCCGGAGAAATTTATTCTAATAGTTTTGGAAGCTTTTCAAATACTGGGAATTTTATTAATAAAAGTGACGGAAACATTGATACAACTGAAGATTCATTTTTCTTTCATGGATCAGGTAATTTTCAAAATGAGGGAGAAGTTAATATTTTTACCGGAGATGCAATCATTTTAGAAGATTTCATTAACAATGGAAAAATACTAATTGTACAACAATTAGGTCAATTCGGAGGCGGACAACTGACGATAAAACCTGGAGTAACTTTAACCAATAAAGGAGAAATAATTATTGCTGACGGAAATGATACTAATAATGTTGTAGGTGGGGATTTAATAAATGAAGGTGGAACTTTAATCAATGAAAAAGAAGGGTTAATTACTAATGAAGGTAGAATTATACAAGATGAAAACGCTACAATTGTGAATAGAGGAAGCCTTTTGGCTAACAATAGTTCTCATACAGGAGGGTTTATAAATGAGTCTGGTACACTTGGACTAGGAATATCTTCAGAATTTATTGATGCTTCTCAATCTACCTATACATATAGGCTAACTGACGGTTGGGAACAACAGGAAAACGCTACGCTTCAAATTCGTGTTTTAGGAGCAACTTCGGATCAGATTGTATCGCTAGATGGAACCGTTACATTAGCAGGAGAACTAGAAGTTGATTTTTTAACATCCCTGGATACTACCACTTTATCAGAAGAATATGTAATTCTGGAAGCAGAGAATATTTCCGGTACCTTTGATAATCTTGATGTTCAAAATCTTCCGGAAAATAAAAACTTTGAAATTGTATATACAGATACGGAAGTTCGTATAAAGATTGAAGATGTTCAGGTACTAAATACTCTTGATAATGTATTATCTGAAATAAAATTAATAACCGATCTTAAAAATGAAAATGTATCTATAGAAGGACTTGAAGGAAAGCATATCTTATCCATCTATGATTTACATGGAAGAAAAGTGTTAGAAAATAAAGCTATAGCCCCGCTTACTCAAAGTGTTTCAAATCTGGCAAAAGGCACTTATATTCTTAAGATAGATAATGACCAGTCATTTTATAGATTTGTTAAATAG
- a CDS encoding T9SS type A sorting domain-containing protein, with protein MVSLNRFVNATTGNFINTGEFDSSIGLIENYGNWDNVAEDQTTSGTVNLSGRFATFLNNGSLNNQTDGRNFQGVSKLEGFNQSHVGLYRNRSVIAPGTKKDPIGTYTFNENLVQESFSSIDFDVNNTANDKIISLSNIELNGALKSNILEDLDLNQGETRDYLILEADGISGEFNQITFPNESLEYIPNLIYQENKVFLRLTKSKVYTFGGSEGLWTDVKKWKNEEAPGTSISNIEIVVINGNVSISDELEIINNGQIIVSKLEDTLDESTLNILGSLVNEEEGSIILKESNNLFLNKEGILENKGEMLLMDKVNFYLKDNKSKLINVGKVLNPKSRTQKNILNNEEIVNSDTALFYIAFSDTLTNNGRVLNSGKLFFDSNSSILNSGIIENEGEISVEFRVNWFNSQNSQFYNKGILKGSRLEVTNNGNWINEESSLAKINLNTIVFENNNILDDYDANNTFTGSFTSLSGVNKNHIGNYTNSTTVSPGMQRQIIGSYTFTNNYIQNNNGVLEVQITGRVSDLLTSQADVFLSGSLEVEIIEPILIEPNSFLDYKIIEGESISGEFNNVKISKLPKNYRYEINRSEEEISIRIFNDSENMLPYIFSGKGSWTDINNWENNRYPGVVILKDQNVIVSGKAIIEQQTTIENNGNISVIPNFAIPASSENGSLNIQGFFNNQANAQLTLKNYSSLSIMDNGILQNEGAINYNRSILIKLNSETARLTNGGRISNANKVSVGSNFVNEGIILNEENGLLFIDDMSFNNNNQIVNDGSVGMGIGGDFKNSGTIKNSGRISIKESSFKNLESGTLYNSGEIYSNSFGSLSSSGNLINKSEGNIDTTENSFFTYISGVFQNEGELNIFSGDAFIFDDFINNGKILIVQADSQGGGGQLTIKPEVTLTNKGEIIIAEGNGAINIRGGDLINEGGTLVNEKEGLITNESRIIQDKHAITINRGSILANTSSHTGTFINESGTLGLGVSSEFIDASQSTYTYELTNGWEQQEDGVLQIRILGATSDKVVSLGGTITLAGELEVDFSTPIDTTTLLEEYVILKAINISGTFKNLDVQNIPENKNFEIVYTDTEVRIKIEDVQVLNTLDNLLSEIKLITDLKNESISIEGLIGKHTLSIYDLHGRKVLENETTAPLTQSVSNLAKGYYILKIDNDQSFYRFVK; from the coding sequence ATGGTCTCTTTAAATAGATTCGTTAATGCTACAACAGGTAATTTTATAAATACGGGCGAATTTGATAGTTCCATCGGATTAATAGAAAACTACGGAAATTGGGATAACGTAGCAGAAGATCAAACTACTTCAGGTACTGTTAACTTATCAGGACGTTTTGCTACTTTTTTAAATAATGGTTCTTTAAATAATCAAACTGATGGAAGGAATTTTCAAGGAGTTTCAAAACTTGAAGGATTCAATCAGTCTCATGTAGGCTTATATAGAAATCGATCAGTAATTGCACCAGGAACTAAAAAGGATCCTATTGGGACATATACTTTTAATGAAAACTTAGTTCAAGAGAGTTTTAGTTCTATAGATTTTGATGTAAATAATACAGCCAATGATAAGATTATTTCTCTATCCAATATAGAACTAAACGGAGCTTTAAAAAGTAACATATTAGAAGATTTAGACTTGAATCAAGGTGAAACGAGAGATTACTTAATACTGGAAGCAGATGGTATTTCTGGAGAATTTAATCAAATTACTTTTCCTAATGAATCCTTAGAGTATATACCGAATTTAATATATCAAGAAAACAAAGTTTTTTTAAGATTGACTAAAAGTAAAGTTTACACTTTCGGAGGATCGGAAGGTCTTTGGACAGATGTAAAGAAGTGGAAAAATGAAGAAGCCCCTGGAACTTCAATCTCTAATATTGAAATCGTTGTTATAAATGGCAATGTATCTATATCTGACGAATTAGAAATTATTAATAACGGACAGATAATAGTATCTAAATTAGAAGATACCCTGGATGAATCTACTTTAAATATTTTAGGTTCTTTAGTTAATGAAGAAGAAGGCTCAATAATTTTAAAAGAAAGCAACAACTTATTTTTAAATAAGGAGGGTATTCTAGAAAATAAAGGTGAAATGTTACTAATGGATAAAGTAAACTTTTATTTAAAGGATAATAAATCTAAACTTATCAATGTTGGAAAAGTATTAAACCCTAAATCTAGAACTCAAAAGAATATTTTAAATAATGAAGAAATTGTTAATTCAGACACAGCCTTATTTTATATAGCTTTTTCAGATACCTTAACCAATAATGGTAGAGTATTAAATTCTGGCAAATTATTTTTTGATTCGAATTCAAGTATTCTTAACTCTGGAATAATTGAAAATGAAGGAGAAATTTCTGTTGAATTTAGAGTTAACTGGTTTAATTCTCAAAATTCTCAATTTTATAATAAAGGAATACTAAAGGGTTCACGTCTTGAAGTTACTAATAATGGTAATTGGATCAACGAAGAAAGTAGTCTAGCTAAAATAAATTTAAACACGATAGTATTTGAAAATAATAATATTTTAGATGATTATGATGCGAACAATACCTTTACCGGTTCTTTTACTTCACTTTCAGGTGTCAATAAAAATCATATTGGTAATTATACAAATTCTACTACAGTAAGTCCGGGAATGCAAAGACAGATCATTGGTTCTTATACTTTTACTAATAATTACATACAAAACAATAACGGAGTTTTAGAAGTTCAAATAACTGGGAGAGTATCGGATCTTTTGACCTCTCAAGCTGATGTTTTTCTTTCAGGATCTTTAGAAGTTGAAATAATAGAACCTATCTTAATAGAGCCTAATTCTTTTTTAGATTACAAAATAATTGAAGGGGAAAGTATTTCTGGGGAGTTTAATAATGTTAAAATTTCTAAATTACCCAAAAACTATCGATATGAGATTAATCGTTCGGAAGAAGAAATCAGTATAAGAATATTTAATGATTCGGAAAATATGTTGCCTTACATTTTTTCCGGTAAAGGATCCTGGACTGATATTAATAATTGGGAAAATAATAGGTATCCCGGAGTTGTAATTTTAAAGGATCAAAATGTAATTGTATCTGGTAAAGCAATTATCGAACAGCAGACGACAATAGAGAATAATGGTAATATATCTGTTATTCCAAATTTTGCTATCCCTGCCTCTTCCGAGAATGGTAGTTTAAATATACAGGGTTTTTTCAATAACCAGGCAAATGCACAACTCACCTTAAAAAATTACAGTTCTCTATCTATTATGGATAATGGAATATTGCAGAATGAAGGCGCTATAAATTATAATAGATCTATCCTTATAAAATTAAACTCTGAGACTGCAAGATTAACAAATGGAGGTAGAATATCAAATGCTAATAAAGTTTCAGTTGGTAGTAATTTTGTAAATGAAGGTATAATTTTAAATGAAGAAAATGGTTTATTATTTATTGATGATATGAGTTTCAATAATAACAATCAAATTGTAAATGATGGTAGTGTTGGTATGGGAATAGGTGGTGATTTTAAGAATAGTGGAACCATAAAGAACAGTGGTAGAATATCTATTAAGGAATCTAGTTTTAAAAATCTGGAAAGTGGAACTCTTTATAATTCCGGAGAAATTTATTCTAATAGTTTTGGGAGCCTTTCGAGTTCAGGGAATTTAATTAATAAAAGTGAAGGAAACATTGATACAACTGAAAATTCTTTTTTTACTTATATATCAGGTGTTTTTCAAAATGAAGGAGAATTAAATATTTTTTCGGGAGATGCCTTTATTTTTGATGATTTCATCAATAATGGAAAGATATTGATTGTTCAAGCAGATTCACAAGGTGGGGGCGGACAACTGACTATAAAACCTGAAGTAACTTTAACTAATAAAGGAGAAATAATTATTGCTGAAGGAAATGGTGCCATTAATATTAGAGGTGGAGATTTAATTAATGAAGGCGGAACCTTAGTAAATGAAAAAGAGGGGCTAATTACTAATGAAAGTAGAATTATACAAGATAAACATGCTATAACTATAAACAGAGGAAGTATCCTGGCAAATACTAGTTCACATACGGGAACATTTATTAATGAATCTGGCACCCTTGGATTAGGAGTATCTTCAGAATTTATTGATGCTTCTCAATCTACCTATACGTACGAGCTAACTAATGGTTGGGAACAACAGGAAGATGGGGTACTTCAAATCCGTATTTTAGGAGCAACTTCAGATAAAGTTGTCTCATTAGGTGGAACTATTACATTAGCAGGAGAACTGGAAGTTGATTTTTCAACACCCATAGATACTACCACTTTATTAGAAGAGTATGTCATTCTAAAAGCAATAAATATTTCTGGCACATTTAAAAATCTTGATGTTCAAAATATTCCGGAAAATAAAAACTTTGAAATTGTATATACAGATACGGAAGTTCGTATAAAAATTGAAGATGTTCAGGTGTTAAACACTCTGGATAACCTATTATCTGAAATTAAATTAATAACCGATCTTAAAAATGAAAGTATATCCATAGAAGGACTTATAGGAAAACATACCTTATCTATTTATGATTTACACGGTAGAAAAGTGTTAGAAAATGAAACTACAGCTCCGCTTACTCAAAGCGTTTCAAATTTAGCCAAAGGGTACTATATTTTAAAAATAGATAATGACCAATCATTTTATAGATTTGTCAAATAG
- a CDS encoding lipocalin family protein — MKKTFLTFSFLLTFIFISCGDDDSPNESEQGTWRLVNRVEVGDDADSVVLDCEKLTTYIFQNNTVESTVYDSNDTDDDCVAPESSTLNYKIEDSFLIVLDDEGNAIDTKVNVEITVLEEKMILVFRDPNDSPTSALKSETFERQ; from the coding sequence ATGAAAAAAACTTTTTTGACCTTTAGTTTTTTGTTGACTTTTATTTTTATTTCATGTGGCGATGATGATAGTCCAAATGAATCAGAACAAGGAACTTGGAGGCTAGTTAATCGCGTAGAAGTAGGGGATGATGCGGATTCAGTTGTATTGGATTGTGAAAAGTTGACGACTTACATATTTCAAAATAATACTGTTGAAAGTACAGTTTACGATTCAAATGATACTGATGATGACTGCGTTGCTCCAGAGTCTTCTACACTTAATTATAAAATTGAGGATTCTTTCCTTATTGTTTTAGACGATGAAGGAAATGCAATTGATACTAAGGTAAATGTAGAAATAACTGTTTTGGAAGAAAAGATGATATTAGTTTTTAGAGATCCTAATGACTCTCCCACATCCGCTTTAAAAAGTGAAACCTTTGAAAGACAGTAA